A window of Ictidomys tridecemlineatus isolate mIctTri1 chromosome 15, mIctTri1.hap1, whole genome shotgun sequence contains these coding sequences:
- the LOC101965284 gene encoding sulfotransferase 2A1 isoform X1, whose product MTDGYLWFEGIGFPVVGYSYEVLKEACAQFVIKDEDIVLVTYPKSGTHWLVEILCLIHSHGDTKWIRSVAIWDRSPWTETDDGYKLLNEREGPWLMSSHLPFHLFPKSLFTSKAKSSLPVSPPTSTGGHCRNPCTSHRELITMTDGYLWFEGIHFPVVGYSYEVLKEACAQFVIKDEDTVLVTYPKSGTNWMIEILSLIHSNGDTKWIRSVPFWERSPWIETDDGYKCLNEREGPRLMSSHLPFHLFPKSLFASKAKVIYIMRNPKDVLVSGYYHQSVMKLCKQPESLEQYFQWFMQGNVHYGSWFEHIRGWMSMRHRENVLLLSYEELQKDPRSTIERICQFLGKKLTPEELDSVLKNSSFQVMKQNKMSNYETLPVDLFTRPFLITRKGICGDWKNHLTVAQAEAFDKVYQEKMAGFSKGLFPWE is encoded by the exons ATGACAGATGGCTACTTGTGGTTTGAAGGGATAGGTTTCCCTGTGGTTGGTTACAGCTATGAAGTTTTGAAAGAAGCATGTGCTCAGTTTGTGATAAAGGATGAAGACATAGTATTGGTGACCTACCCCAAATCAG GAACCCACTGGTTGGTTGAAATTCTCTGCCTGATTCACTCCCATGGTGATACCAAGTGGATTCGATCTGTGGCCATCTGGGATCGCTCACCCTGGACAGAGACAGATGATGGTTACAAACTTTTAAATGAGAGAGAAGGCCCGTGGCTCATGTCCTCTCACCTCCCCTTCCATCTCTTCCCCAAGTCTTTATTCACTTCCAAGGCCAAG TCCAGTCTCCCAGTGTCTCCCCCAACATCCACTGGTGGCCACTGCAGGAACCCCTGCACCTCGCACAGAGAGCTCATCACCATGACAGATGGCTACTTGTGGTTTGAAGGGATACATTTTCCTGTGGTTGGTTACAGCTATGAAGTTTTGAAAGAAGCATGTGCTCAGTTTGTGATAAAGGATGAAGACACAGTATTGGTGACCTACCCCAAATCAG GAACCAACTGGATGATTGAAATTCTCTCCCTGATTCACTCCAATGGTGATACCAAGTGGATTCGATCTGTGCCCTTCTGGGAACGCTCACCCTGGATAGAGACAGATGATGGTTACAAATGTTTAAATGAGAGAGAAGGCCCACGGCTCATGTCCTCTCACCTCCCCTTCCATCTCTTCCCCAAGTCTTTATTTGCTTCCAAAGCCAAG GTGATATATATCATGAGAAATCCCAAAGATGTTCTTGTGTCAGGTTATTATCATCAGTCTGTGATGAAACTATGTAAGCAACCAGAGTCACTGGAACAGTATTTTCAGTGGTTCATGCAAGGAAACG TGCACTATGGATCATGGTTTGAGCACATTCGTGGCTGGATGTCCATGAGACACAGGGAGAACGTCCTGCTGCTGAGTTATGAAGAGCTGCAGAAG GACCCAAGAAGCACCATAGAGAGGATCTGTCAGTTCCTGGGAAAGAAGTTGACTCCAGAAGAACTGGACTCAGTCCTCAAGAACAGCTCCTTCCAAGTCATGAAACAAAACAAGATGTCCAATTATGAAACGTTGCCTGTAGATTTATTTACTAGGCCTTTCCTAATTACAAGAAAAG GCATCTGTGGGGACTGGAAGAATCACCTCACAGTGGCCCAAGCTGAAGCCTTTGATAAAGTTTACCAGGAGAAGATGGCGGGTTTCTCCAAAGGGCTGTTCCCATGGGAGTAA
- the LOC101965284 gene encoding sulfotransferase 2A1 isoform X2, which yields MFLCQVIITGLWQNYVRNQSHWNSIFSGSSKETSSLPVSPPTSTGGHCRNPCTSHRELITMTDGYLWFEGIHFPVVGYSYEVLKEACAQFVIKDEDTVLVTYPKSGTNWMIEILSLIHSNGDTKWIRSVPFWERSPWIETDDGYKCLNEREGPRLMSSHLPFHLFPKSLFASKAKVIYIMRNPKDVLVSGYYHQSVMKLCKQPESLEQYFQWFMQGNVHYGSWFEHIRGWMSMRHRENVLLLSYEELQKDPRSTIERICQFLGKKLTPEELDSVLKNSSFQVMKQNKMSNYETLPVDLFTRPFLITRKGICGDWKNHLTVAQAEAFDKVYQEKMAGFSKGLFPWE from the exons ATGTTCTTGTGTCAGGTTATTATCACTGGACTATGGCAAAACTATGTAAGAAACCAGAGTCACTGGAACAGTATTTTCAGTGGTTCATCCAAGGAAACG TCCAGTCTCCCAGTGTCTCCCCCAACATCCACTGGTGGCCACTGCAGGAACCCCTGCACCTCGCACAGAGAGCTCATCACCATGACAGATGGCTACTTGTGGTTTGAAGGGATACATTTTCCTGTGGTTGGTTACAGCTATGAAGTTTTGAAAGAAGCATGTGCTCAGTTTGTGATAAAGGATGAAGACACAGTATTGGTGACCTACCCCAAATCAG GAACCAACTGGATGATTGAAATTCTCTCCCTGATTCACTCCAATGGTGATACCAAGTGGATTCGATCTGTGCCCTTCTGGGAACGCTCACCCTGGATAGAGACAGATGATGGTTACAAATGTTTAAATGAGAGAGAAGGCCCACGGCTCATGTCCTCTCACCTCCCCTTCCATCTCTTCCCCAAGTCTTTATTTGCTTCCAAAGCCAAG GTGATATATATCATGAGAAATCCCAAAGATGTTCTTGTGTCAGGTTATTATCATCAGTCTGTGATGAAACTATGTAAGCAACCAGAGTCACTGGAACAGTATTTTCAGTGGTTCATGCAAGGAAACG TGCACTATGGATCATGGTTTGAGCACATTCGTGGCTGGATGTCCATGAGACACAGGGAGAACGTCCTGCTGCTGAGTTATGAAGAGCTGCAGAAG GACCCAAGAAGCACCATAGAGAGGATCTGTCAGTTCCTGGGAAAGAAGTTGACTCCAGAAGAACTGGACTCAGTCCTCAAGAACAGCTCCTTCCAAGTCATGAAACAAAACAAGATGTCCAATTATGAAACGTTGCCTGTAGATTTATTTACTAGGCCTTTCCTAATTACAAGAAAAG GCATCTGTGGGGACTGGAAGAATCACCTCACAGTGGCCCAAGCTGAAGCCTTTGATAAAGTTTACCAGGAGAAGATGGCGGGTTTCTCCAAAGGGCTGTTCCCATGGGAGTAA
- the LOC101965284 gene encoding sulfotransferase 2A1 isoform X3, with the protein MREKARGSCPLTSPSISSPSLYSLPRPSYEVLKEACAQFVIKDEDTVLVTYPKSGTNWMIEILSLIHSNGDTKWIRSVPFWERSPWIETDDGYKCLNEREGPRLMSSHLPFHLFPKSLFASKAKVIYIMRNPKDVLVSGYYHQSVMKLCKQPESLEQYFQWFMQGNVHYGSWFEHIRGWMSMRHRENVLLLSYEELQKDPRSTIERICQFLGKKLTPEELDSVLKNSSFQVMKQNKMSNYETLPVDLFTRPFLITRKGICGDWKNHLTVAQAEAFDKVYQEKMAGFSKGLFPWE; encoded by the exons ATGAGAGAGAAGGCCCGTGGCTCATGTCCTCTCACCTCCCCTTCCATCTCTTCCCCAAGTCTTTATTCACTTCCAAGGCCAAG CTATGAAGTTTTGAAAGAAGCATGTGCTCAGTTTGTGATAAAGGATGAAGACACAGTATTGGTGACCTACCCCAAATCAG GAACCAACTGGATGATTGAAATTCTCTCCCTGATTCACTCCAATGGTGATACCAAGTGGATTCGATCTGTGCCCTTCTGGGAACGCTCACCCTGGATAGAGACAGATGATGGTTACAAATGTTTAAATGAGAGAGAAGGCCCACGGCTCATGTCCTCTCACCTCCCCTTCCATCTCTTCCCCAAGTCTTTATTTGCTTCCAAAGCCAAG GTGATATATATCATGAGAAATCCCAAAGATGTTCTTGTGTCAGGTTATTATCATCAGTCTGTGATGAAACTATGTAAGCAACCAGAGTCACTGGAACAGTATTTTCAGTGGTTCATGCAAGGAAACG TGCACTATGGATCATGGTTTGAGCACATTCGTGGCTGGATGTCCATGAGACACAGGGAGAACGTCCTGCTGCTGAGTTATGAAGAGCTGCAGAAG GACCCAAGAAGCACCATAGAGAGGATCTGTCAGTTCCTGGGAAAGAAGTTGACTCCAGAAGAACTGGACTCAGTCCTCAAGAACAGCTCCTTCCAAGTCATGAAACAAAACAAGATGTCCAATTATGAAACGTTGCCTGTAGATTTATTTACTAGGCCTTTCCTAATTACAAGAAAAG GCATCTGTGGGGACTGGAAGAATCACCTCACAGTGGCCCAAGCTGAAGCCTTTGATAAAGTTTACCAGGAGAAGATGGCGGGTTTCTCCAAAGGGCTGTTCCCATGGGAGTAA